One genomic window of Campylobacter curvus includes the following:
- the rlmN gene encoding 23S rRNA (adenine(2503)-C(2))-methyltransferase RlmN: protein MKNLLDYTLSELEAILSPKFRAKQIYEWIYKKNAENFDEMLNLPKDMRANLAQKFYFDPLRCVKFEESSDGSIKYLFALKDGNTIESVLLPMKEVEVDEGGNISRHARYTICVSSQVGCKMGCSFCLTAKGGLKRNLSSGEIVGQILWIKRANHIPYERRVNVVYMGMGEPLDNLMNVAKAIQILKEPDGLAIAPRRQTVSTSGLGAQIKKLGEMDLGVLLAISLHAVTNELRSKLMPVNNAYNIEAVMDAVRGFPIDMRKRVMFEYLVIRGINDSVKDAKTLVKLLHGIKAKVNLIYFNPHEGSEYGRPELADMLKFQEYLRAHGVTCTIRQSKGLDISAACGQLKQRSQNLSPVSNDGDKLTDTQKSKS, encoded by the coding sequence TTGAAAAATTTACTCGACTACACGCTGTCCGAACTGGAAGCGATACTAAGCCCCAAATTTAGAGCAAAGCAAATTTACGAGTGGATATACAAGAAAAATGCCGAAAATTTTGATGAAATGCTAAATTTACCAAAGGATATGCGTGCAAATTTGGCGCAGAAATTTTACTTCGATCCGCTACGTTGCGTCAAATTTGAAGAGAGCTCGGACGGCTCGATAAAATATCTTTTCGCCCTAAAAGACGGCAATACGATAGAAAGCGTCCTGCTACCGATGAAAGAAGTCGAAGTCGATGAGGGCGGCAATATCTCGCGCCATGCACGCTACACGATCTGCGTTAGCTCGCAAGTGGGCTGTAAAATGGGCTGCTCGTTTTGCCTGACGGCAAAGGGCGGACTGAAACGAAATTTATCGTCAGGCGAGATCGTCGGGCAAATTTTATGGATCAAAAGAGCCAATCATATCCCCTACGAACGTCGCGTAAATGTCGTATATATGGGCATGGGCGAGCCACTCGATAACCTAATGAACGTCGCAAAAGCTATACAAATTTTAAAAGAGCCAGACGGCCTCGCTATCGCACCGCGCCGCCAGACAGTCTCCACAAGCGGACTTGGAGCGCAGATAAAAAAGCTTGGCGAGATGGATCTTGGCGTGCTGCTTGCCATCTCACTGCACGCCGTCACAAACGAGCTACGAAGCAAGCTGATGCCCGTGAATAACGCCTACAACATCGAAGCCGTGATGGACGCGGTGCGAGGTTTTCCGATCGATATGCGCAAGCGAGTGATGTTCGAGTATCTCGTCATCAGAGGCATAAACGATAGCGTCAAGGACGCAAAGACGCTCGTCAAGCTGCTTCACGGCATCAAAGCGAAGGTAAATTTGATCTACTTCAACCCGCACGAAGGCAGTGAATACGGGCGTCCGGAACTTGCGGATATGCTGAAATTTCAAGAATACCTACGCGCTCACGGCGTGACCTGCACGATCCGCCAAAGCAAGGGGCTAGACATCTCGGCAGCATGCGGACAGCTAAAACAAAGAAGTCAAAATTTATCACCAGTAAGCAATGATGGCGACAAGCTAACCGATACCCAAAAGAGTAAGTCATGA
- a CDS encoding purine-nucleoside phosphorylase has translation MIICAGRNEIFDFALPMGVGLVETSINLTAFLQKRAMVSGCVSDRYAAVLGTRTVSKLTDELTNLEVSDEINLDKFSRFFSSQPNGKHATSVSKNPNKILNALSDEIIFIGSGGLYKEGEILEIYEGFTAGNVEISSLENKSYTPLECEISSINFSDVPRETIKINSSNYITTDQNLAQKLFERGYFLENMEFFAVLKTAQKFQIPARGIFVATNFCNQNAHADFVKNHNVAKEKLAQYLKTKGMI, from the coding sequence ATGATAATCTGCGCTGGGCGAAATGAAATTTTTGACTTTGCCTTGCCAATGGGCGTAGGGCTGGTCGAAACGAGTATAAATTTAACCGCATTTTTACAAAAAAGAGCTATGGTTAGCGGCTGTGTTAGCGATAGATATGCGGCTGTTTTAGGCACTCGGACTGTCTCAAAGCTAACAGATGAGTTAACAAATTTAGAGGTTAGCGACGAGATAAATTTGGATAAATTTAGCAGATTTTTTAGCTCACAGCCAAACGGCAAACACGCCACAAGTGTGTCCAAAAATCCAAATAAAATTTTAAACGCCTTGTCCGACGAGATCATTTTTATCGGCTCGGGCGGACTTTATAAAGAGGGTGAAATTTTAGAAATTTACGAGGGCTTTACGGCGGGAAATGTCGAAATCTCAAGCCTAGAAAATAAAAGCTACACTCCGTTAGAGTGTGAAATTTCGTCTATAAATTTTAGCGACGTTCCACGTGAAACTATCAAAATCAACTCGTCAAACTACATCACAACCGATCAAAATTTAGCTCAAAAGCTGTTTGAGAGGGGCTATTTTTTAGAAAATATGGAATTTTTTGCCGTTCTAAAAACGGCTCAAAAGTTTCAGATCCCGGCTCGTGGGATCTTTGTCGCGACAAATTTCTGTAACCAAAACGCACACGCCGACTTCGTCAAAAATCATAACGTCGCAAAAGAAAAACTCGCGCAATATCTCAAAACAAAAGGTATGATTTGA
- the hisF gene encoding imidazole glycerol phosphate synthase subunit HisF: MNHFAKRIIPCLDVKDGRVVKGVNFVGLIDAGDPVEVAKRYNEEGADELAFLDITATHLGQETMVETIARVAKELFIPLTVGGGIRTLDDISRLLNVGCDKVSLNSAAIHNPNLIDEAANKFGSQCVVVAIDAKKFDATHHVFINGGRIDTGKDALAWAKEVQERGAGEILLTSMDKDGTKDGYDITLTNAVSKALNIPVIASGGAGTMEHIKDAFLNGADACLAASIFHFRQIEIRELKRYLKENGIEVRL; this comes from the coding sequence ATGAATCATTTTGCAAAACGCATCATCCCCTGCCTTGACGTCAAAGATGGACGCGTGGTAAAGGGGGTAAATTTTGTCGGGCTCATAGACGCGGGAGACCCCGTAGAGGTCGCCAAACGCTACAACGAAGAGGGCGCAGACGAGCTGGCGTTTCTGGACATTACAGCGACTCATCTGGGACAAGAGACGATGGTAGAGACGATCGCGCGGGTCGCAAAGGAGCTCTTTATCCCGCTGACCGTGGGTGGCGGGATACGCACGCTGGATGATATCTCGCGACTTTTGAACGTGGGCTGCGATAAGGTGAGCTTAAATTCAGCCGCGATACATAATCCAAATTTAATAGACGAAGCGGCGAATAAATTTGGCTCGCAGTGCGTCGTCGTCGCTATTGACGCGAAAAAATTTGACGCCACTCATCACGTTTTCATAAACGGCGGCAGGATCGACACAGGTAAGGATGCTCTGGCGTGGGCAAAAGAGGTACAAGAGCGCGGTGCAGGCGAGATTTTGCTAACGTCAATGGACAAAGACGGCACGAAAGACGGCTACGACATCACGCTAACAAACGCCGTTAGCAAAGCCCTAAATATCCCCGTCATCGCAAGCGGCGGGGCTGGGACGATGGAGCATATCAAGGACGCATTTTTAAACGGAGCGGACGCGTGTCTGGCGGCGTCAATATTTCATTTCAGGCAGATCGAGATACGCGAGCTAAAACGATACCTAAAAGAAAACGGCATAGAGGTCAGACTGTGA
- the rsmA gene encoding 16S rRNA (adenine(1518)-N(6)/adenine(1519)-N(6))-dimethyltransferase RsmA, producing the protein MIRAKKHFGQNFLQDEATLNKIIQAIPKDTQNIVEIGPGLGDLTFKILQICSVTAYEIDSELFALLEKKFAKEVQNGRLKLFCKDALEKWDEGGVSEQGYFLVANLPYYVATKMILSAIDDEKCRGLVVMIQREVALKFSAKGGESEFSSLAILANLQGGCELLFDVNAECFNPPPKVVSSVIKIQKSKILLGESGIFKDKFEYENFKIFLKTAFASPRKTLMKNLSAKFDKFELIKLFGELNLSPTMRPHELNVELYLKIFENLKEDNE; encoded by the coding sequence ATGATAAGGGCGAAAAAGCACTTCGGACAAAATTTTTTACAAGATGAAGCGACACTAAATAAAATCATCCAAGCGATACCCAAAGATACGCAAAATATCGTTGAGATTGGGCCTGGCTTAGGTGATTTGACATTTAAAATTTTGCAGATTTGTAGCGTCACGGCTTACGAGATAGACAGCGAGCTGTTTGCGCTACTTGAAAAGAAATTTGCAAAAGAAGTTCAAAACGGACGATTGAAACTTTTTTGTAAAGACGCGCTTGAAAAGTGGGACGAGGGCGGAGTGAGCGAGCAGGGCTACTTTTTGGTGGCGAATTTGCCCTATTATGTCGCTACGAAGATGATACTAAGCGCGATCGACGATGAAAAATGCCGCGGACTTGTCGTGATGATACAACGAGAAGTCGCGCTTAAATTTAGCGCAAAAGGCGGCGAGAGCGAGTTTAGCTCGCTTGCGATCTTGGCAAACCTTCAAGGCGGCTGTGAGCTGCTTTTTGACGTGAATGCGGAGTGCTTTAACCCGCCGCCAAAGGTCGTCTCATCGGTCATAAAGATCCAAAAAAGTAAAATTTTGCTTGGCGAAAGCGGTATATTTAAAGATAAATTTGAGTATGAAAATTTTAAAATTTTTCTAAAAACCGCCTTTGCTTCGCCAAGAAAAACGCTGATGAAAAATTTATCGGCTAAATTTGATAAATTTGAGCTTATCAAGCTTTTTGGCGAGTTAAATTTAAGCCCCACTATGCGTCCGCACGAACTAAATGTCGAACTTTATCTAAAAATATTTGAAAATTTAAAGGAAGATAATGAATGA